The Staphylococcus simiae genome includes the window TTTTTAGAAATAACACTTAACTCGATACCATCACTCGGTGTCTTAATTTTAAGTTCAACCCCACCTATCAATTGATTAATAAGTGTTTGAGAAGTGTCTACTGATTGAATTCGTTCAATATTTAATTCTTTTCTTTCTTTATTAAATAACCCCTTAGTGATGATGAATTTATCGTTGTCAATCCAATATCTCGTCGTATATGCTTTAATAATTTGATTACAATAAGTTATAACAAAAATACTAAATAACACACCAGGCCATATGTATGATTTAGGGTTTGAAAAATCAAAATCCTTCAACTGAAAGAATATAAAAACGATAAAAACAATAAAATTTTGTTTAATGGCAGTAATTAAACCATTTACATATGAAATTGGGTGAAGTTTATTTGGACTAGACATCTTCATCCACCCCCCTCAATTGTTTAAAAGTTATTTCGTGAATAACGTTCGTTTGTTGTTCATCTAGCATTGGTAAGATGACTTCATGTCCTGCAGTAACAAAGACTAATTGATATAACTTAAACATTCTGCTTATAGGGTTAGTCTTTACTTGAAGGTATTGTAATCTTTCTATTTTAGTAGTTCTTATAGTTTCAACAAGACATTTAGAACGATATTGAATCATATTAGGATCTACGGAATAAGAAAGGCAATGATACTTGTAAAATGGTCTAACTATAAGTTGAACTACACTTATTATAAATAATAATAGGAGTACATAAATCAAGTATGGATGCCAATCGAAATGTCGCCATAATAAATAAAATATGACATACCATGCCATATCTTGTAAAAATTTAATAATACTAATCACTATATAATATGATAAAGCTGATTTAGGACTTTTCTTAAAAGCATGTGCTGATGACATATTGATAACACTCCTAACTAAAAACACAATGCCATTCATTTTATATTTCTATTTCTTCACTATTACTTGATATTATAGCATATCTCATATACGTACCTTAAGCGGACAATGATGAATATCAATTTCATTTTTAGTTCATTCGATTTTCTAACAAATTGAACTAATAGATTTAATTTACTTCAACACTTAATCTTGAATACAAATGTATCTATAATGCTGTTAAATTTTTTATTGTTAGGTTTTTCGGTTCTCTCCAAAATTGGACTGATACATAATTATTTTTTAATTTATTCACTTTTTATTTATCAATCCTAAAAAACAGCTCAATGCTTTTGTAGGTATTGATATCAAACGATATCAATCAGGTAGTACATCTAGTAGAGATACAATCAACAAACGTGGTAATAAAAAAGCGAGAAGACTATTATTTTGAGTGGTTATGAATATTATAAAGAGTCAACATCATTTTGATAATCATGTCATCGATTATTATTATAAACTAAGAAAGCAGCCTAATGAGAAATCTCATAAGACTGCCGTCGTCGCTTGTATAAAACGATTGTTAAAAACGATTCATTATTTAGTAATGAATCAGAAATTGTACGATTATCAAATGTCCCCACATTAGCCAAACGTACAATCAAATATAGTTTAACACCTTATTCAAAAAAATTAAATTGAACGGTTTAATTTAGTAATGTTTATTTTATTTATAAGTACTTGACTAATCGTAGGAAATGGAGAGTCGGTTTTTCTTAGTCATCTTTATACTTTCTTCAAAACTATGTCACCTTGTTATATCATTGTAGCTTCAGCTATAGGTCATCAAACAAAAAAATCTCGGATACAATAGCATCCGAGATTTGAAAATATTATCTATTTTTGATGGTCAGCAAATGTGCGACCTTTCATTGATTTGTTACCGTTATTGTTGTCTTTACGGTCAAATTTTTTGTTAGATTTCTTTTTATTATTTGAATAGCCACCTTTTGAATGCTTTCTTTTGCTATCAAATTTATGGTTTCCACGTTTATTATTTCTTCCACGTGAACCACCATTTTTACCGCCACGACCTTTACTAGCTAATGGCTTTTCAAAAGTTAACTGAACTTCAACTTCATCATTAGCTTCTACTAATTCTTGTAGTAATGCAGCTACTAAATCAACATCATTATATTCATTTAATAATTCAGTTGCGATACGTTTTAAACGAGATTCAGTTTCTTTAGCCATCCAGCTTTCAACTTTTTCTTTGATGTCGTCTTCGCGTGCTTGCAACACTTCTTTACGATGTGGTGGACGTAATGCTGACATTTTTCTACCACTAGCATCCTCAATTTGTCTGATATAATCCATTTCAATTGGATTAACGAATGTTACAGCGATACCTTCTTTACCTGCACGGCCTGTACGACCAATACGATGAGTATAACTTTCTTTATCTTGTGGAATATCAAAGTTATAAACATGACTAACACCTGAAATATCCAGTCCTCTTGCTGCTACGTCTGTAGCGACTAAGATATTAATTTGATCATTCTTGAATTTCTTCAAGACTTCTAAACGTTTCGCTTGTGTAATATCACCATGTAATCCTTCTGCTTTATACCCTTTTGAAATTAACGCACTTGTTAATTCATCAACACGACGTTTAGTACGTCCAAATACGATTGCTAATTCTGGTTGATGAACGTCTAAGAAATTCGTAAATGTTTCAAATTTCTCTAACTCTTTAACAATTGTATAGTATTCTTCGATTTGTGGGTCAGACATTTCATTATTCATTGTCTTAATAATTTTTGGTGATTTCATAAATTGTTGTACTAAAGCTTGGATTGCTTTAGGCATAGTTGCAGAGAACAACATTGTTTGACGTTGTTGTGCTGGGATTTTATCCATAATGAATCTCATATCATCGATGAATCCCATATTCATCATTTCGTCCGCTTCATCCAATATTAAGGTATGGATACCATCTGTTTTTAATGTACGACGATTAAGATGGTCGATTACACGTCCTGGTGTACCAACTACGATTTGTGGCCCTTTTTTCAAGGCTTTAATTTGGCGTTCGATAGGCATTCCACCAAATACAGTAACTACTTGAACATTTTGTCCACGGCTAAATTCTCTTAATTGTTCAGCAACTTGCATCGCTAATTCTCTAGTAGGTGCTAGAATTAAAGATTGAACCCCTTGTTTACCTACTACTTTTTCAATTAAAGGAATACCGAATGCTCCTGTTTTACCTGTACCGGTTTGAGCTTGTCCAAGGATATCAATTCCTTGTAACGCATAAGGGATACTGTCTTTCTGGATAGGTGTTGGTTCCTTGAATCCCATAGATTCAAGTGTTTGAACCGTATTATCCGAAACCCCTAGTTCTTTAAAATTTTGCAAAATAATTCTCCTTTTTACCTGTTTATTTCTCAATATACTTTTGCATATAAGTTCATTAATATTTCATCAACTTCTTTATAGTACCACCAAAAAATTTTAATCGCAATAAAGCAATTCACTAATATAATGTCAAATCCAGCTTATTTTTTGTCATAATTTTGTCAAAAAGCTAGGGTTTAATTAGATGTAAGCGTTACTTTTTAACATCACAAAATGTTAGAAAAAATATTTTTACACTATCAACAATTTAAATAATATTTCAAGATTAAGTTTTACCTTTATATCATCATTATCAGAAAAACTGCTTTATTACTATATAACGATGAACTGCTAATTTTTTACATTGTGACACTGCAGCGGTAATACAATATGACATGCTAATAAATAAAAGCCCCAGATAAATAATCTAGGACTTTGAGTTCATATATCATAATTATTTGTTATTTTACTAAGGCATTAACAATATCTTCTAATTTCATACCTCTTGAACCTTTAACCAAAATATTATCTTGTGGTTGTATAAGTTGTTGTAAATCATTAATCAATTGTTGTTTATCATGATAATGTGTTGCACTAGCAACATGATGTTGTCCTGTTTGATGAATAAATTGAGCATCATCACCATAAGTTAATAGCATATCGATATTTTTATGTTTTAAATATTCTCCGACTTCTTTATGCATAACTTGACTATTAGGACCTAATTCTAGCACATCAGCTAAAATGATAATATTACGTCCATGTAACGCACTTAATGTATCAATTGCAGCTTTCATACTAGTAGGACTTGCATTATAAGCATCATTAATAATTGTAATATTATTAGCTAAAACATGTTGTTCCATTCTCATCCCTGTTAATGTTACATGTTTAATATTGTTATAAATCACATCATATGATAGACCTAACGTTTTACCTACTGCAATAGCAATAGTGGCATTCTTCATATTATGTACGCCTAATATAGGTAGTTCATAACTTTCTTCATTATTAATAGTAAAAGCAATACCATTCATTTCTTTATCTTCAATATGACAAACTAAATCATTTTGGTTATTCAAACCGATACTTATACATTCGGCATTAACTACTTTATCAACATGTGGCTTCAATAGTGGTTCGTCACCATCATAAATAAATGTGCCATTTTCTTTCAAACCAATCATTATTTCAGCTTTAGCTTGAGCAATACCTTCTCTTGATCCTAAATCTTGCATATGAGATTCACCGATATTTGTAATAATTGCTATATCTGGTTTAGCTAAATTTGATAACAACTCAATTTCATGGAAACCTGACATCCCCATTTCTAGAATAGAAATTTCAGTATCCTCATTAAGATCTAATATTGTTAGTGGTAATCCAATTTCATTATTGTAATTACCTTGTGTCTTTTTAACCTTAAATTCTGTATGTAAGACACTTTCTATCATGTCCTTAGTTGTTGTCTTACCATTTGAACCAGTCACTGCAATCACTTTAGGGTTAACGTAATGTAAATATGCTTCAGCAAGTTGCTGTAAAGCCGTTAAAGTATCTTCGACCCAAATAATTGGTCCTACTACATCATCTGATAATTCAGTTCCTTTTTGATAAAACGATGCACCAGCACCGTCATTTAAAGCTTGAGCTACATATTGATGTCCATCGACGTTCTCACCTTTAAAAGGAATAAATAACATATCTTTTGCGATTGCTCTTGAATCAATTGTTACACCATTGATTGATCTATCTAAAAATTGATCGTCTATATCGCAAGGTACCCATTCTTTTACTTGTTGTAATGTCACATTAATCATAATAACAACCTCAATTAGTCAATTTTATATTTGTTTTTCTGTTTATCTTCATAACGTTCTTTTGCTAAATCAATTAATTTAGTTATCAATTCTGAATATGATAATCCCATATTTTCCCATAGTTTAGGATACATACTAAATGCTGTAAATCCAGGCATTGCATTTGTCTCATTAATGTAGATTTGGTTATCTTCAGTAACAAAGAAGTCTGCACGTACTAACCCAGAGCAATCTGTTGCTTTAAAAGCTTCCAGTGCCATATTACGTAAAGTTAACTGTACATCATCATCTAATTCTGCTGGAATTTGTAATTGTACATTACCATCTTTATATTTTGATTTATAATCATAAAATGCCACATCTTTGACCACTTCACCAGGCCATGTCGCTTCAGGGTAGTCATTCCCTAAAACTGCTACTTCAATTTCACGTGCATTAACACCTTGTTCGATCACAAGTTTGCGGTCAAATTGAAATGCTTCATCAATACCTTGCTTTAGTTCTTCTTCATTATTACATTTACTAATACCAACACTTGAACCTAAATTGGCTGGTTTAACAAATACTGGATAGGTTAATTTATCGTTAACTAATTTCAAAATATTATGTTGATACTTCTCATATTCAGAACGTAAAAAGCTAATGTATGGTAATTGAGGTAGCCCTCTATGTTCAAATAATTGTTTCATTACAAGTTTATCCATTGAACTTGCAGCAGATAATACACCATTACCAACATATGGTACATCTAAGACTTCAAATAGTCCTTGGATAGTACCATCTTCTCCGTTTGGTCCGTGTAATAATGGGAATACTGCTACATATGGTTCACCTGAACTACTCTCTTTAATTAACTTAGAAATTTCGCCACTTTCTCCATTGGCTAATTGTAAATCATCTGTTGATTCAATATGTTCAGTGATATCACTTTGTTTTCGCCATTCTCCATCATTTGTAATGTATATAATGTCAACGTGATATTTATCTTTATCAATTGCGTTTAAGACATTTTGTGCAGTTAAAATTGATACTTCATGTTCTGCACTTTTACCACCAAAAACGATACATATATTTTGTTTGGTCATGTTAATTTCCTCCAATGATATATTCATAGCATAGCTATAATATATTAAAATTGATGTGGTTGTTAATTATTTTCATTTAATCGACGTATCTTTGAACCTTAATAGTATCATATTTTATTGTCATTTTGCATTTCAAAATGAGTGCTATAATGTGAATATTTACCGTCCATACTTATTTATGTTACAGTTTTCTTTAAGATTATCAACGTTGCTTCATTATGTATTCTTGTTGTTTTATCACCTGGATATTCTAGCTAATTTAGTGAAAGTCATGTAAAATTAAAATAACTATAAGCGTGGGTAAAAGGAGTAAGAAATGAACTATTCATCTCGTCAGCAACTGGATAAACATTGGTTACGAAAAATAGACTGGATATTAGTAGCGACTATTACAGTATTAGCTATATTTAGTGTATTACTAATAAATTCAGCAATGGGTGGTGGCCAATACAGTGCTAATTTCGGTACAAGACAAATTTCATACTATATATTAGGCACAATATTAGCAGTCATTATTATGCTCATATCACCTAAGAAAATTAAAAATTACACATATATTTTGTATATTATCTTTAATATATTACTTATTGGTTTATTGATTATTCCAGAATCTCCAATTACACCAATCATTAATGGTGCAAAAAGTTGGTATAGTTTTGGTCCAATTAGTATACAACCATCTGAATTCATGAAAATTATTCTTATTTTAGTACTTGCTAGAGTAGTAGCTAAGCATAATCAATTCACTTTCAATAAGTCGTTTCAAAGTGATTTGTTGTTATTCTTCAAAATAATCGGTGTGTCGTTAATACCAAGTTTGTTAATTCTATTCCAAAATGACCTAGGTACAACTTTAGTATTAGCAGCAATTGTAGGTGGGGTCATGTTAGTTAGTGGTATAACTTGGCGTATACTTGCTCCTATTTTCATTACTGGTATTGTCGTAGGTGCTACAGTTATATTAGGCATATTGTATGCCCCTTCACTAATTGAGAAGTTATTAGGTGTTCAAGTTTATCAAATGGGACGTATCAATTCTTGGTTAGACCCATACACATACAGTAGTGGTGATGGTTACCACTTAACCGAGTCACTTAAGGCGATTGGTTCTGGACAATTAATTGGTAAAGGATACAATCATGGTGAAGTTTATATTCCTGAAAATCATACTGACTTTATTTTCTCAGTTATTGGTGAAGAAATGGGATTTTTAGGCGCAGTATTTTTAATCTTGGTCTTTTTATTTTTAATCTTCCATTTAATTAGACTAGCTACTAAAACTGAAGATCAATTCAGTAAAATCTTTATTGCTGGCTATGTAACTTTACTTGTATTCCATATTTTACAAAATATTGGTATGACGATTCAGCTATTACCAATCACTGGTATTCCATTACCATTTATCAGTTACGGCGGTAGCTCTTTATGGAGTTTGATGGCTGGTATTGGTGTCATATTATCTATTTATTACCACGAACCAAAAAAATATAAAGACTTATATTATGCTAAATCTTAATACTTTAGACTCAAATAATATCGATATACAATTAATTCAAATCCTAGATAGTTAGCAATTCTGTCGACTATCTAGGATTTTTTCGTTCTAAATTTTAAGTGTTAATGATAAATAAATTCACAAACAATTTAAACATATGATAGTAGTTTGTGAAACGAAAAAAAGTGCTAATAACGACGCTCATATTAGGTCGTTAATTAGCACTTACAAACTTTTATATTCAACATAAAAAGTTATTTAATAGTATTTCTCATATACAGTCAATTATTTTAACTCATGACTTACTTTATTAGATGCTGGTAGCGTATTAATAATATCTAAACGAGATTTAGTTTTTTTAATATTCACACCTAATGATGACAATAGTTTGACTACATTTTGAATCTTTTCTGGACGTTTCATTATTATCACCTCGTTTGGATAGCTTTCATTAATATCTTACCCCATTCATCCTACCTTTACTACATAATTTACAAATTTTTAAATAAATTTTACATTTTTGCAGTATGTTGTATACTTTCCATTTAATAAATTACTTTATAGCCTGCATCATAGATTTCTTTTTCAATACTATCAAGATTTGATGGTGTTTCATATTCAACCTCAACAC containing:
- a CDS encoding PH domain-containing protein: MSSAHAFKKSPKSALSYYIVISIIKFLQDMAWYVIFYLLWRHFDWHPYLIYVLLLLFIISVVQLIVRPFYKYHCLSYSVDPNMIQYRSKCLVETIRTTKIERLQYLQVKTNPISRMFKLYQLVFVTAGHEVILPMLDEQQTNVIHEITFKQLRGVDEDV
- the cshA gene encoding degradosome RNA helicase CshA translates to MQNFKELGVSDNTVQTLESMGFKEPTPIQKDSIPYALQGIDILGQAQTGTGKTGAFGIPLIEKVVGKQGVQSLILAPTRELAMQVAEQLREFSRGQNVQVVTVFGGMPIERQIKALKKGPQIVVGTPGRVIDHLNRRTLKTDGIHTLILDEADEMMNMGFIDDMRFIMDKIPAQQRQTMLFSATMPKAIQALVQQFMKSPKIIKTMNNEMSDPQIEEYYTIVKELEKFETFTNFLDVHQPELAIVFGRTKRRVDELTSALISKGYKAEGLHGDITQAKRLEVLKKFKNDQINILVATDVAARGLDISGVSHVYNFDIPQDKESYTHRIGRTGRAGKEGIAVTFVNPIEMDYIRQIEDASGRKMSALRPPHRKEVLQAREDDIKEKVESWMAKETESRLKRIATELLNEYNDVDLVAALLQELVEANDEVEVQLTFEKPLASKGRGGKNGGSRGRNNKRGNHKFDSKRKHSKGGYSNNKKKSNKKFDRKDNNNGNKSMKGRTFADHQK
- a CDS encoding UDP-N-acetylmuramoyl-tripeptide--D-alanyl-D-alanine ligase, producing the protein MINVTLQQVKEWVPCDIDDQFLDRSINGVTIDSRAIAKDMLFIPFKGENVDGHQYVAQALNDGAGASFYQKGTELSDDVVGPIIWVEDTLTALQQLAEAYLHYVNPKVIAVTGSNGKTTTKDMIESVLHTEFKVKKTQGNYNNEIGLPLTILDLNEDTEISILEMGMSGFHEIELLSNLAKPDIAIITNIGESHMQDLGSREGIAQAKAEIMIGLKENGTFIYDGDEPLLKPHVDKVVNAECISIGLNNQNDLVCHIEDKEMNGIAFTINNEESYELPILGVHNMKNATIAIAVGKTLGLSYDVIYNNIKHVTLTGMRMEQHVLANNITIINDAYNASPTSMKAAIDTLSALHGRNIIILADVLELGPNSQVMHKEVGEYLKHKNIDMLLTYGDDAQFIHQTGQHHVASATHYHDKQQLINDLQQLIQPQDNILVKGSRGMKLEDIVNALVK
- a CDS encoding D-alanine--D-alanine ligase, with product MTKQNICIVFGGKSAEHEVSILTAQNVLNAIDKDKYHVDIIYITNDGEWRKQSDITEHIESTDDLQLANGESGEISKLIKESSSGEPYVAVFPLLHGPNGEDGTIQGLFEVLDVPYVGNGVLSAASSMDKLVMKQLFEHRGLPQLPYISFLRSEYEKYQHNILKLVNDKLTYPVFVKPANLGSSVGISKCNNEEELKQGIDEAFQFDRKLVIEQGVNAREIEVAVLGNDYPEATWPGEVVKDVAFYDYKSKYKDGNVQLQIPAELDDDVQLTLRNMALEAFKATDCSGLVRADFFVTEDNQIYINETNAMPGFTAFSMYPKLWENMGLSYSELITKLIDLAKERYEDKQKNKYKID
- a CDS encoding FtsW/RodA/SpoVE family cell cycle protein produces the protein MNYSSRQQLDKHWLRKIDWILVATITVLAIFSVLLINSAMGGGQYSANFGTRQISYYILGTILAVIIMLISPKKIKNYTYILYIIFNILLIGLLIIPESPITPIINGAKSWYSFGPISIQPSEFMKIILILVLARVVAKHNQFTFNKSFQSDLLLFFKIIGVSLIPSLLILFQNDLGTTLVLAAIVGGVMLVSGITWRILAPIFITGIVVGATVILGILYAPSLIEKLLGVQVYQMGRINSWLDPYTYSSGDGYHLTESLKAIGSGQLIGKGYNHGEVYIPENHTDFIFSVIGEEMGFLGAVFLILVFLFLIFHLIRLATKTEDQFSKIFIAGYVTLLVFHILQNIGMTIQLLPITGIPLPFISYGGSSLWSLMAGIGVILSIYYHEPKKYKDLYYAKS
- a CDS encoding Lmo0850 family protein — protein: MKRPEKIQNVVKLLSSLGVNIKKTKSRLDIINTLPASNKVSHELK